In Actinoplanes octamycinicus, the genomic window TGGCCGGGCAGGTCGGCTCGGTCGAGACCGGCAAGCTCGCCGACCTGGTGCTCTGGGACCCGGCGTTCTTCGGGGTACGCCCGGCGCTGGTGCTCAAGGGCGGGATGATCGCGTACGCGCAGATGGGTGACGCGAACGCGTCGATCCCGACCCCGCAGCCGATGCTGCCGCGGCCGATGTTCGGCTCCTACGGGGTGGTCCCATCGCAGACCTCGCTGGCGTTCGTCGCCCCGGCCGCGATCGACGCGCTGCTCAGCGACCGGATCGGGGTGAAACGCGCGCTCGTCCCGGTCGGTGACACCCGGTCGGTCGGCAAGGCGGACATGCCGCTCAACGACGCGATGCCGCGGATCGAGGTGCGGCCGGACACCTTCGAGGTACGCGTCGACGGAGCGGTCGTCGAGCCGGACCCGGTCACCGAGCTGCCGATGGCCCAGCGCTACTTCCTGTTCTGATGAGCCTCGCGACGCTGCTCCTGCTCGCCGACGGGCGGCTGCCCTCCGGCGGGCACGCGCACTCGGCCGGGCTGGAGGCCCAGGTCGCCGCCGGCCGGGTGCGCGACGTCGAGGACCTCGGCGGCTTCCTGCGCGGGAAGCTGGCCACCGGCGGACTGGTCTCGGCGGCGTTCGCGGCCGCCGCCTGCTCCGCTCCGGCGCGGCACGCCGAGCTGGACGCCGGGCTCGACGCGCGCACCCCGTCCCCGGCCCTGCGGAGGGCCTCGCGGGCGCAGGGCCGGGCGCTGCTCCGGGCCGGCCGGGCGATGTGGGCGGTGGCCGGCATCGGCCGGGAGCCGCACCAGCCGGTCGCCCTGGGTGCGCTGGCCGCGGCGGCCGGGCTGACGCCCGCGCAGGCGGCGGTCGCGGCGGCGCACGGCACGCTCACCGGTCCGGCCAGTGCGGCGGTCCGGTTGCTCGGACTTGATCCGTACGCGG contains:
- a CDS encoding urease accessory protein UreF — protein: MSLATLLLLADGRLPSGGHAHSAGLEAQVAAGRVRDVEDLGGFLRGKLATGGLVSAAFAAAACSAPARHAELDAGLDARTPSPALRRASRAQGRALLRAGRAMWAVAGIGREPHQPVALGALAAAAGLTPAQAAVAAAHGTLTGPASAAVRLLGLDPYAVHALLARLAPDCDRIAASAAARSGDPVDDLPAAGAPLLDIGAEHHATWEVRLFAS